A stretch of Melospiza georgiana isolate bMelGeo1 unplaced genomic scaffold, bMelGeo1.pri scaffold_29, whole genome shotgun sequence DNA encodes these proteins:
- the LOC131096455 gene encoding olfactory receptor 14A16-like, with translation MSNSSSIRHFLLLALADTRQLQLLHFCLLLGISLAALLGNGLIISAVACSHHLHTPMFFFLLNLALSDLGSICTTVPKAMHNSLWDTRNISYTGCATQLFFFVFFIGAEFYLLTVMCYDRYVSICKPLHYGTLLGSRACAHMAAAAWASAFLHALLHTANTFSLPLCHGNALGQFFCEIPQILKLSCSQSNFRELGLIAVSVCLVFGCFVFIVFSYVQIFRAVLRIPTEQGRHKAFSTCLPHLAVVTLFISTSFFTYLKPLSMSSPSLDLALSVLYSVVPPALNPLIYSLRNQELKAAVWRLMMGLYHKH, from the coding sequence atgtccaacagcagctccatcaggcacttcctcctgctggcattggcagacacgcggcagctgcagctcctgcacttctgcctcttgctgggcatctccctggctgcactCCTGGGCAatggcctcatcatcagcgctgtagcctgcagccaccacctgcacacgcccatgttcttcttcctgctcaacctggccctcagcgacctgggctccatctgcaccactgtccccaaagccatgcacaattccctctgggacaccaggaacatctcctacactggatgtgcCACACAGctatttttctttgtgttcttcaTTGGAGCAGAGTTTTATCTGCTGACcgtcatgtgctacgaccgctacgtgtccatctgcaaacctcTGCACtatgggaccctcctgggcagcagagcttgtgcccacatggcagcagctgcctgggccagtgcctttctccatgctctgctgcacacagccaatactTTTTCcttgcccctgtgccatggcaatgccctgggccagttcttctgtgaaatcccacagatcctcaagctctcctgctcacagtCCAACTTCAGGGAACTTGGGCTAATTGCTGTTAGTGTGTGTTTAGtatttggctgttttgtgttcattgttttctcctatgtgcagatcttcagggctgtgctgaggatccctaCTGAGCAGGGgcggcacaaagccttttccacctgccttcctcacctggctgtggtcacCCTGTTCATCAGCACTTCATTTTTTACATACCTGAAGCCCCTCTCCAtgtcctctccatccctggatctggccctgtcagttctctactcggtggtgcctccagccctgaaccccctcatctacagcctgaggaaccaggagctcaaggctgcagtgtggagactgatgatGGGATTGTATCACAAACATTAA